In one Streptomyces sp. T12 genomic region, the following are encoded:
- a CDS encoding aspartate-semialdehyde dehydrogenase, with translation MAGRESRRPTLAVVGATGAVGTVMLQILSQRADVWGEIRLVASPRSAGRKLAVRGEEVEVVALTEEAFAGVDVAMFDVPDDVAARWAPIAAAKGTVVVDNSGAFRMDPDVPLVVPEVNPHTVRMRPRGIVANPNCTTLSMIVALGALHAEFGLRSLVVSSYQAVSGAGRAGVETLRQQLSLVAGTDLGNSPGDVRRAIGENTGPFPEPVALNVVPWAGSLREDGWSSEEMKVRDESRKILGLPRLPVAVTCVRVPVLTGHSLTLHARFEGEVTVAKAREILATAPGVVLYDDPEAGEFPTPADVVGTDPTWVGRVRRALDDPTALELFVCGDNLRKGAALNTAQIAELVAAEFA, from the coding sequence ATGGCGGGGAGGGAGTCCCGCCGCCCGACGCTCGCGGTCGTGGGAGCGACCGGGGCCGTCGGCACGGTCATGCTCCAGATCCTCTCCCAGCGTGCCGACGTCTGGGGTGAGATCCGTCTCGTCGCCTCGCCGCGTTCGGCCGGCCGCAAGCTGGCCGTGCGCGGCGAGGAGGTCGAGGTGGTGGCGCTCACCGAGGAGGCCTTCGCCGGGGTCGACGTCGCGATGTTCGACGTCCCCGACGACGTGGCCGCCCGATGGGCGCCGATCGCCGCCGCCAAGGGCACGGTGGTGGTGGACAATTCGGGCGCCTTCCGGATGGACCCGGATGTGCCCCTGGTCGTTCCCGAGGTCAACCCGCATACCGTACGGATGCGGCCGCGCGGCATCGTCGCCAACCCCAACTGCACCACCCTCTCCATGATCGTGGCGCTGGGCGCGCTGCACGCCGAGTTCGGGCTGCGCTCCTTGGTGGTCTCCTCGTACCAGGCGGTGAGCGGGGCCGGCCGCGCCGGTGTGGAGACGCTCAGGCAGCAGCTGTCCCTGGTCGCCGGTACGGATCTGGGGAACAGTCCCGGTGACGTACGGCGGGCCATCGGCGAGAACACCGGGCCGTTCCCGGAGCCGGTCGCACTGAACGTCGTGCCGTGGGCCGGGTCGCTGCGCGAGGACGGCTGGTCGTCGGAGGAGATGAAGGTGCGGGACGAGTCCCGCAAGATCCTCGGCCTGCCGCGGCTGCCGGTCGCGGTGACCTGTGTGCGGGTGCCGGTGCTGACCGGGCACTCGCTGACGCTGCACGCCCGCTTCGAGGGCGAGGTCACGGTCGCCAAGGCGCGCGAGATCCTGGCCACGGCACCGGGGGTCGTGCTCTACGACGACCCGGAGGCCGGGGAGTTCCCGACGCCCGCCGACGTGGTGGGCACGGATCCGACCTGGGTCGGGCGGGTGCGGCGCGCGCTCGACGATCCGACGGCGCTCGAACTCTTCGTCTGCGGCGACAATCTGCGCAAGGGCGCGGCCCTCAACACCGCGCAGATCGCCGAGCTCGTGGCGGCGGAGTTTGCGTGA
- a CDS encoding SigE family RNA polymerase sigma factor, which yields MAEVLDFSAAPRGTALRPPRRPVRPRMPGTPGGMPVIAPMPAARPARIPSQRDGSEHAENTAAAGTTVDHLTETYRAHYRSLLGLAALLLDDTASCEDVVQEAFIRVHSARKRVRDPEKTLAYLRQTVVNLSRSALRRRILGLKLLSKPMPDMASAEEGAYDQLERDSLIKAMKGLQRRQREVLVLRYFADMTEAQVAETLGISLGSVKAYGSRGIAALRVAMEAPA from the coding sequence GTGGCAGAGGTACTCGACTTCAGTGCGGCGCCCCGCGGTACGGCCCTACGGCCGCCCCGCCGGCCCGTCCGACCCCGCATGCCCGGCACGCCCGGCGGCATGCCGGTGATCGCGCCCATGCCCGCAGCGCGGCCCGCCCGCATTCCCAGTCAGCGCGACGGCTCCGAGCACGCCGAGAACACCGCGGCGGCCGGCACGACCGTCGACCACCTCACCGAGACCTACCGGGCGCACTACCGCTCGCTGCTGGGTCTCGCGGCACTTCTCCTCGACGACACCGCCTCCTGCGAGGACGTCGTCCAGGAGGCGTTCATCCGCGTCCACTCCGCGCGCAAGCGCGTGCGGGACCCGGAGAAGACACTGGCCTATCTGCGCCAGACCGTCGTCAACCTGTCCCGCTCCGCCCTGCGTCGCCGCATACTCGGACTGAAGCTGCTGTCCAAGCCGATGCCCGACATGGCGAGCGCGGAGGAGGGGGCGTACGACCAGCTCGAGCGCGACTCCCTCATCAAGGCGATGAAGGGCCTGCAGCGCCGGCAGCGCGAGGTGCTGGTCCTGCGTTACTTCGCGGACATGACCGAGGCGCAGGTCGCCGAGACGCTCGGCATCTCGCTGGGCTCGGTGAAGGCCTACGGCTCGCGCGGCATCGCGGCGCTGCGGGTGGCCATGGAGGCGCCGGCATGA
- a CDS encoding helix-turn-helix transcriptional regulator — translation MKRWRTKADVSREQLASATNYSPDTITSMERGVRRPTPRVVDVADELCGAQGMLSAAKEFLDRERYSPRALDFMEQEKEATSIWWYDVSVVPGLLQTKGYARALIDNRIPPLDEETVQERIAGRMERQSILTERKPPVGLSFVLYEAVLRAPQVDAEQLRRLLEVGRLRNVVLQVLPFERAIPAALMGPMVLLETRDHERFAFMEGQFASELSAEPGVVSRVTERLSMIRTQALGPEESARFIERMVDSRE, via the coding sequence ATGAAACGCTGGCGGACCAAGGCGGACGTCAGCCGCGAGCAACTGGCCTCCGCCACGAACTACTCCCCGGACACCATCACGTCCATGGAGCGCGGTGTACGCAGGCCGACGCCACGCGTGGTCGACGTGGCCGACGAACTGTGCGGTGCGCAGGGCATGTTGAGCGCGGCAAAGGAGTTCCTGGACCGGGAGCGGTACTCGCCGAGGGCGCTGGACTTTATGGAGCAGGAGAAGGAGGCGACCAGCATCTGGTGGTACGACGTCTCCGTCGTGCCGGGACTGTTGCAGACGAAGGGGTACGCCCGCGCTCTCATCGACAACCGCATTCCGCCCCTGGACGAGGAGACGGTGCAGGAGCGCATCGCGGGCCGCATGGAGCGGCAGTCCATCCTCACCGAACGGAAGCCGCCGGTGGGTTTGAGCTTCGTCCTCTACGAGGCCGTGCTGCGCGCCCCGCAGGTGGATGCCGAACAGCTGCGCCGCCTGCTGGAGGTGGGGCGGTTGCGGAATGTCGTGTTGCAGGTGCTCCCCTTCGAACGGGCCATCCCTGCCGCACTCATGGGCCCAATGGTGCTGCTGGAGACCCGTGACCACGAGCGTTTCGCCTTCATGGAAGGGCAGTTCGCCAGCGAGCTTTCGGCCGAACCGGGGGTTGTCAGCCGTGTCACTGAGCGGCTTAGCATGATCCGGACGCAGGCTCTCGGACCCGAGGAGTCGGCCCGTTTCATCGAGCGGATGGTGGACAGCCGTGAGTGA
- a CDS encoding cytochrome P450 produces MLTEATEAPLDFPFSWRGDQIPAEVEELRVGSPVRRVRTIAGDEAWLVSSYELCKQVLEEPRFSLKDTSAPGVPRQYALTIPPEVVNNMGNITGAGLRKAVLKALNPKSPGLAEWMRSYAAELVDGLIGEGAPADLRGGFADPYSAGMHCRILGIPQADAPRLMRSLDIAFMNSACPVAGARLNWDRDIAYMTERLDDPATTGLMAELAALRADPDYSHLTDEMLATVGVTMFGAGVISTAGFLTMALVSLIQHPELHARLLADRTLVPAAVDELLRINLSIGDGLPRLATEDVLLGDVQIKAGELVLVLVEGANFDAAAFPDPYTVDLTRENSTAHLSFGGGRHYCPATALGRKHAEIALETLLERMPGLRLAVPIEQLVWRTGFMKRLPERLPIMW; encoded by the coding sequence ATGCTCACTGAAGCCACTGAAGCCCCCCTCGACTTCCCCTTCTCCTGGCGCGGCGACCAGATCCCCGCCGAGGTGGAGGAGTTGCGCGTCGGTAGTCCCGTGCGTCGCGTCCGCACCATCGCCGGTGACGAGGCCTGGCTCGTGTCGTCGTACGAGCTGTGCAAGCAGGTGCTCGAAGAACCGCGCTTCAGCCTGAAGGACACCTCGGCCCCGGGCGTGCCCCGCCAGTACGCGCTGACGATCCCGCCCGAGGTCGTCAACAACATGGGCAACATCACCGGAGCGGGGCTGCGCAAAGCCGTACTGAAGGCGCTGAACCCGAAGAGCCCCGGCCTCGCGGAGTGGATGCGGTCCTACGCCGCCGAGCTGGTCGACGGGCTGATCGGCGAGGGCGCCCCGGCGGACCTGCGCGGCGGCTTCGCCGACCCGTACTCGGCGGGCATGCACTGCCGCATCCTCGGCATCCCGCAGGCGGACGCGCCCAGGCTGATGCGGAGTCTGGACATCGCGTTCATGAACTCGGCCTGCCCGGTCGCGGGGGCGCGGCTGAACTGGGACCGGGATATCGCGTACATGACGGAGCGGCTCGACGACCCGGCGACCACCGGCCTGATGGCGGAGCTCGCCGCCCTGCGCGCCGACCCCGACTACAGCCACCTCACCGACGAGATGCTCGCCACGGTGGGGGTGACGATGTTCGGCGCCGGTGTCATCTCCACGGCCGGCTTCCTGACCATGGCGCTGGTGTCGCTGATCCAGCACCCCGAGCTGCACGCCCGCCTCCTGGCCGACCGCACCCTGGTCCCGGCCGCCGTCGACGAGCTCCTGCGCATCAACCTGTCCATCGGCGACGGGCTGCCGAGGCTGGCGACGGAGGACGTACTCCTCGGAGATGTACAGATCAAAGCGGGTGAGCTGGTCCTCGTCCTGGTCGAGGGCGCGAACTTCGACGCGGCCGCCTTCCCCGACCCGTACACCGTCGACCTGACCCGCGAGAACAGCACCGCCCACCTCTCCTTCGGCGGCGGCCGCCACTACTGCCCCGCCACCGCCCTCGGCCGCAAACACGCGGAGATCGCCCTGGAGACCTTGCTGGAGCGGATGCCCGGGCTGCGGCTCGCGGTGCCGATCGAGCAGCTCGTGTGGCGGACCGGGTTCATGAAGCGGCTCCCGGAGCGGCTGCCGATCATGTGGTAG
- a CDS encoding DUF397 domain-containing protein, with amino-acid sequence MSDQRKWFKSSHSDDEGGACVEVALSTGIHVRDSKNPASPELHLTAPAWAAFISAVQPGA; translated from the coding sequence GTGAGTGACCAGCGGAAGTGGTTCAAGTCGAGCCACAGCGACGACGAGGGCGGCGCCTGCGTCGAGGTGGCGCTCTCCACCGGCATTCACGTCCGTGATTCCAAGAACCCCGCGAGCCCCGAGCTCCACCTCACCGCCCCCGCCTGGGCGGCGTTCATTTCCGCAGTTCAGCCCGGGGCTTGA
- a CDS encoding aspartate kinase, giving the protein MGLVVQKYGGSSVADAEGIKRVAKRIVEAKKNGHQVVAVVSAMGDTTDELIDLAEQVSPMPAGRELDMLLTAGERISMALLAMAIKNLGHSAQSFTGSQAGVITDSVHNKARIIDVTPGRIRTSVDEGNIAIVAGFQGVSQDSKDITTLGRGGSDTTAVALAAALDAEVCEIYTDVDGVFTADPRVVKKAKKIDWISFEDMLELAASGSKVLLHRCVEYARRYNIPIHVRSSFSGLQGTWVSSEPIDQGDKQVEQAIISGVAHDTSEAKVTVVGVPDKPGEAAAIFRTISNAEINIDMIVQNVSAASTGLTDISFTLPKAEGRKAIDALEKNKSGIGFDSLRYDDQIGKISLVGAGMKTNPGVTADFFTALSDAGVNIELISTSEIRISVVTRADDVNEAVRAVHSAFGLDSDSDEAVVYGGTGR; this is encoded by the coding sequence GTGGGCCTTGTCGTGCAGAAGTACGGAGGCTCCTCCGTAGCCGATGCCGAGGGCATCAAGCGCGTCGCCAAGCGGATCGTGGAAGCCAAGAAGAACGGCCACCAGGTGGTCGCCGTGGTTTCCGCGATGGGCGACACGACGGACGAGCTGATCGATCTCGCCGAGCAGGTATCCCCGATGCCTGCCGGGCGCGAGCTCGACATGCTGCTGACCGCCGGAGAGCGGATCTCCATGGCACTGCTGGCCATGGCGATCAAAAACCTGGGCCACTCGGCCCAGAGCTTCACCGGCAGCCAGGCAGGTGTCATCACCGACTCGGTCCACAACAAAGCCCGGATCATCGATGTCACGCCTGGCCGGATCCGCACCTCGGTGGACGAGGGCAACATCGCCATCGTGGCCGGGTTCCAGGGCGTCAGCCAGGACTCGAAGGACATCACCACCCTGGGGCGCGGCGGGTCGGACACGACCGCCGTGGCGCTGGCCGCCGCCCTCGACGCCGAGGTGTGCGAGATCTACACCGACGTCGACGGCGTGTTCACCGCCGACCCGCGTGTGGTGAAGAAGGCGAAGAAGATCGACTGGATCTCCTTCGAGGACATGCTGGAGCTGGCTGCGTCCGGCTCGAAGGTGCTGCTCCACCGCTGTGTGGAGTACGCCCGCCGCTACAACATCCCGATCCACGTCCGGTCCAGCTTCAGCGGACTGCAGGGCACGTGGGTCAGCAGCGAGCCGATCGATCAAGGGGACAAGCAGGTGGAGCAGGCCATCATCTCCGGTGTCGCGCACGACACCTCCGAGGCCAAGGTCACCGTCGTCGGTGTGCCGGACAAGCCGGGCGAGGCCGCCGCGATCTTCCGGACGATCTCGAACGCCGAGATCAACATCGACATGATCGTGCAGAACGTGTCCGCGGCCTCCACCGGCCTGACGGACATCTCCTTCACGCTCCCCAAGGCCGAGGGCCGCAAGGCCATCGACGCCCTGGAGAAGAACAAGAGCGGCATCGGCTTCGACTCGCTGCGCTACGACGACCAGATCGGCAAGATCTCCCTGGTCGGCGCGGGCATGAAGACGAACCCCGGCGTCACCGCCGACTTCTTCACCGCGCTGTCCGACGCCGGCGTGAACATCGAGCTGATCTCGACCTCCGAGATCCGTATCTCGGTCGTCACCCGCGCCGACGACGTCAACGAGGCCGTCCGCGCCGTGCACAGCGCCTTCGGTCTCGACTCCGACAGCGACGAGGCTGTCGTGTACGGAGGCACCGGACGCTGA
- a CDS encoding tRNA-dependent cyclodipeptide synthase — MTDSEIQHVTRADTDSPAGLFKIQPFTPHCEVIRIAGDHAVIGVSPGNSYFSARRVHDLARWGLALFERVDFVYTDLYVAEMYAASGYPPDDARRKAVKNLRGVRAKVLGAVEAVDPGGTRLHAHAMSDFRGNTAYREIHDRLQARLATDEEFRTTCEKLVDTFLAGKEGRVTEAQREVCLAYVCAEAPLFLDTPAILGVPSSLNCYHQLLPMAELLYSRGAGLRASRNQGHAIVTPADRTTDAH, encoded by the coding sequence GTGACCGATTCAGAGATCCAGCACGTCACTCGAGCCGATACGGATTCCCCGGCCGGCCTCTTCAAGATCCAGCCCTTCACGCCGCACTGCGAAGTCATCCGCATCGCGGGCGACCACGCCGTCATCGGCGTCTCCCCCGGCAACAGCTACTTCTCCGCCCGCCGCGTCCACGACCTCGCCCGCTGGGGCCTCGCCCTCTTCGAGCGCGTGGACTTCGTCTACACGGACCTGTACGTGGCCGAGATGTACGCGGCGTCCGGCTATCCGCCCGACGACGCGCGCCGCAAGGCGGTGAAGAACCTGCGCGGCGTGCGCGCCAAGGTTCTCGGCGCCGTCGAAGCCGTCGACCCCGGCGGCACGCGCCTGCACGCCCACGCCATGTCCGACTTCCGCGGCAACACGGCGTACCGCGAGATCCACGACCGCCTGCAGGCCCGGCTCGCCACCGACGAGGAGTTCCGCACGACCTGCGAGAAGCTCGTCGACACCTTCCTGGCCGGCAAAGAGGGCCGCGTGACCGAGGCGCAGCGCGAGGTCTGCCTGGCCTACGTCTGTGCCGAGGCGCCCCTCTTCCTGGACACGCCCGCCATCCTCGGCGTCCCCTCCTCCCTCAACTGCTACCACCAGCTCCTGCCGATGGCCGAGCTCCTCTACTCCCGCGGTGCGGGCCTGCGCGCCTCCCGCAACCAGGGGCACGCCATCGTGACGCCGGCAGACAGGACCACCGATGCTCACTGA
- a CDS encoding SsgA family sporulation/cell division regulator encodes MYVTLEQPTGARLITASDQEIAIPATLRYTSADPLAVHLDFPPHVTLDGEVTTWTFARVLLSEGLRARAGLGRVRVRPCGSSHTYVEFHAPEGTAVLRFGSADLIRFLARTYTVIAPGEETVGAELDHGLVALFGV; translated from the coding sequence ATGTACGTCACCCTTGAGCAGCCGACCGGCGCCCGTCTGATCACGGCCTCGGACCAGGAGATCGCGATACCCGCGACCCTCCGCTACACCTCCGCCGACCCGCTGGCGGTGCACCTCGACTTCCCGCCGCATGTCACGCTCGACGGCGAGGTCACGACCTGGACGTTCGCCCGTGTGCTGCTGAGCGAGGGCCTGCGTGCCCGGGCCGGGCTCGGCCGCGTTCGCGTCCGGCCGTGCGGGTCGTCCCACACGTATGTGGAGTTCCACGCGCCGGAGGGCACGGCGGTGCTCCGCTTCGGCTCGGCGGATCTGATCCGCTTCCTGGCCCGCACGTACACCGTGATCGCGCCGGGCGAGGAGACCGTGGGGGCCGAGCTGGACCACGGTCTGGTGGCGCTGTTCGGGGTGTGA
- a CDS encoding Uma2 family endonuclease, which translates to MTPRIEDRPQMSVEEFEELERHAPESVWLEFINGKVVVKPMADGNHREMIAWLQRVCMQHRPDLWLHAESGLKTERYRKGRARADGVLVRVGGLKGQGEWSEADGALMAVEITSYDSDTHQRDRVEKPDGYAAAGIPVYLLIDRDDCSVVVFNQPEDGRYRHEEKLPFGASVKLPDPVNFTLDTESLKELAD; encoded by the coding sequence ATGACCCCCAGGATCGAAGACCGGCCACAGATGTCCGTCGAGGAGTTCGAGGAGCTGGAACGCCATGCCCCGGAGAGCGTGTGGCTGGAGTTCATCAACGGGAAGGTCGTGGTCAAGCCCATGGCGGACGGCAACCACCGCGAGATGATCGCGTGGCTGCAACGGGTGTGCATGCAGCATCGCCCGGATCTGTGGTTGCACGCCGAGAGCGGCCTGAAGACCGAGCGGTACCGCAAGGGGCGCGCTCGTGCCGACGGGGTGCTGGTCCGAGTGGGCGGCCTCAAGGGGCAGGGAGAGTGGTCTGAAGCCGATGGTGCCTTGATGGCGGTGGAGATCACCTCGTACGACTCCGATACACATCAGCGTGACCGAGTCGAAAAGCCCGATGGTTACGCCGCCGCCGGTATCCCCGTCTACCTCCTCATCGACCGCGACGACTGCTCGGTCGTGGTCTTCAATCAGCCGGAGGACGGCCGGTACCGGCACGAGGAGAAGCTGCCCTTCGGCGCCTCCGTGAAGCTCCCGGATCCCGTGAACTTCACTCTGGACACCGAGTCTCTCAAGGAACTGGCCGACTGA
- a CDS encoding SURF1 family protein produces the protein MYRFLLTPRWWGINVFVLLAIPFCVFMGSWQLSRFEARVADHRSAGEQAAENKHEAARPLTELLPVDKATVGKKVTASGRYGKQLLVPDRELDGKQGYYVLTLLHTDEDKALPVVRGWLPGDADRAEAPAAPTGEVTVTGSLQASEVPGENGVPAQGGLPSGQTAAISAASLVNLVPYDVYDAWVTLGKADSGMKPVPVATANDTGLDLKAFQNLGYTGEWFVFAGFVVFMWFRLLRREVEFVRDAELGLVPDGAADGGESARPEEPSEGPTQEKANA, from the coding sequence GTGTACCGGTTTCTGCTGACGCCCCGTTGGTGGGGAATCAACGTCTTCGTGCTGCTCGCCATCCCCTTCTGCGTGTTCATGGGGTCGTGGCAGCTGAGCCGGTTCGAGGCGCGGGTCGCGGACCATCGCAGCGCCGGTGAGCAGGCCGCGGAGAACAAGCACGAGGCGGCCCGTCCGCTCACCGAGCTGCTGCCCGTGGACAAGGCGACGGTGGGCAAGAAGGTCACCGCGAGCGGCCGGTACGGCAAGCAGTTGCTCGTCCCCGACCGGGAGCTGGACGGCAAGCAGGGCTACTACGTCCTGACGCTGCTGCACACCGACGAGGACAAGGCCCTGCCGGTCGTGCGGGGCTGGCTGCCCGGTGACGCCGACCGCGCCGAGGCCCCCGCCGCACCCACCGGCGAGGTCACAGTCACGGGCTCGCTCCAGGCGTCCGAGGTGCCCGGCGAGAACGGCGTGCCCGCACAGGGCGGCCTGCCGTCCGGCCAGACGGCGGCGATCAGCGCGGCGTCGCTGGTGAACCTGGTGCCGTACGACGTCTACGACGCCTGGGTCACCCTCGGCAAAGCCGACTCCGGCATGAAGCCCGTGCCGGTGGCCACCGCCAACGACACCGGCCTCGACCTGAAGGCGTTCCAGAACCTCGGCTACACCGGCGAGTGGTTCGTCTTCGCGGGCTTCGTGGTCTTCATGTGGTTCCGCCTGCTCCGCCGCGAGGTGGAGTTCGTACGGGACGCGGAGCTGGGCCTGGTACCGGACGGAGCGGCCGACGGGGGCGAGTCGGCCCGGCCCGAGGAACCGAGCGAGGGTCCGACGCAGGAGAAGGCGAACGCCTAG
- a CDS encoding response regulator transcription factor — MRVLLVEDDEPVAESLRRGLLRYGFEVAWVSTGAGALSHDDPYDVVLLDLGLPDTDGLDVCKALRERGDVPIIVISARSDETDRVVGLELGADDYVSKPFGVREVIARIRAVMRRMQPRTPAAAAAPEAGPDRYGPRLTIDRKAARVRLDGEEVALAPKEYDLLAFLTEEPGALMSREQIMEAVWDANWFGPTKTLDVHVAALRRKLAGAITIEAVRGVGFRLEIAGSSDVS; from the coding sequence GTGCGCGTACTGCTGGTGGAAGACGACGAACCGGTCGCCGAGTCGCTCCGGCGAGGACTCCTGCGTTACGGCTTCGAGGTGGCATGGGTCAGCACGGGTGCCGGGGCGCTGAGCCACGACGACCCCTACGACGTCGTACTCCTCGATCTCGGCCTGCCCGACACCGACGGTCTCGACGTCTGCAAGGCGCTGCGCGAGCGCGGTGACGTGCCGATCATCGTGATCAGCGCGCGCAGCGACGAGACGGACCGGGTGGTCGGGCTGGAGCTCGGCGCGGACGACTACGTGTCCAAGCCGTTCGGGGTCCGCGAGGTCATCGCGCGGATACGAGCGGTCATGCGCCGTATGCAGCCGCGCACTCCCGCCGCTGCCGCTGCCCCCGAGGCCGGCCCGGACCGGTACGGCCCCCGCCTGACCATCGACCGCAAGGCGGCCCGCGTCCGGCTGGACGGCGAGGAGGTCGCCCTCGCGCCCAAGGAGTACGACCTGCTGGCCTTCCTCACCGAGGAGCCCGGGGCGCTGATGTCGCGCGAGCAGATCATGGAAGCGGTCTGGGACGCGAACTGGTTCGGCCCGACGAAGACGCTGGACGTGCATGTGGCGGCGCTGCGGCGCAAGCTCGCCGGGGCGATCACGATCGAGGCGGTGCGGGGGGTCGGTTTCCGGTTGGAGATCGCCGGAAGCAGTGACGTCTCATGA
- a CDS encoding HAMP domain-containing sensor histidine kinase, whose product MNRQLIRSYILLVAVAVLLFTVPVAFTLTKQLRDDTKLSVLREANTMALLLGNGDDTSCDALTEVAKAYSENTPGDVEVTPTGSCVPDLPTPAADAALTRAVQKNESTTDWGSDFIWGKHLMVTVPAKGDAAVRIVYSTSDMTRRLWQIWGFRAGLAVLVLAAAAAIGAYAARRITAPLRELNAMASKFSDGDLTARSPVTGPPETQTLARTLNQGAERLDTLVASQRIFVADASHQLRTPLTALRLSLDNIADGVDDEFVREDVEQATAEVVRMSRLVNGLLVLARAEAKVTAAEPLPLRDIVDERLTVWRPAADERGVTIALRGSADGRLLVLTSPGHLDQVLDNVLSNALEVSPDGGTITVRVEPRGDEVILSVDDEGPGMSDAEKSRAFDRFWRGQGLTGKAGSGLGLAVVKQLVTDDGGTVALGDAPGGGLSVRISLRASTRSGG is encoded by the coding sequence ATGAACCGCCAGCTCATCCGCAGTTACATCCTGCTCGTCGCGGTCGCCGTGCTCCTGTTCACCGTGCCGGTCGCTTTCACGCTCACCAAACAGCTGCGGGACGACACCAAGCTGTCCGTGTTGCGCGAGGCCAACACGATGGCGCTGCTGCTGGGCAACGGCGACGACACCTCGTGCGACGCCTTGACGGAGGTGGCCAAGGCGTACAGCGAGAACACACCCGGCGACGTCGAGGTGACCCCCACCGGCAGCTGCGTTCCCGACCTGCCGACGCCCGCGGCGGACGCGGCGCTGACCCGGGCCGTGCAGAAGAACGAGTCGACGACCGACTGGGGTTCCGACTTCATCTGGGGCAAGCACCTGATGGTCACCGTCCCCGCCAAGGGGGACGCGGCCGTACGGATCGTGTACTCGACCTCGGACATGACCAGGCGGCTGTGGCAGATCTGGGGCTTCCGGGCCGGCCTGGCCGTGCTCGTACTGGCGGCGGCGGCCGCGATCGGCGCGTACGCCGCGCGCCGGATCACCGCACCGCTGCGCGAACTCAACGCCATGGCGAGCAAGTTCAGCGACGGCGATCTGACCGCGCGCTCCCCGGTGACGGGCCCGCCGGAGACCCAGACCCTGGCCCGCACCCTGAACCAGGGCGCGGAACGCCTGGACACGCTGGTCGCCTCGCAGCGGATCTTCGTGGCCGACGCCTCGCACCAACTCCGTACTCCCCTCACGGCGCTGCGCCTGTCCCTGGACAACATCGCGGACGGGGTGGACGACGAGTTCGTACGGGAGGACGTGGAGCAGGCGACGGCCGAGGTCGTCCGGATGAGCCGGCTCGTCAACGGCCTGCTGGTCCTCGCCCGGGCAGAGGCGAAGGTCACGGCCGCGGAGCCGCTGCCCCTCAGGGACATCGTGGACGAACGGCTGACGGTATGGAGGCCGGCCGCCGACGAGCGCGGAGTCACCATCGCGCTCAGGGGGAGTGCCGACGGCCGGCTGCTTGTGCTGACCAGCCCCGGTCATCTGGACCAGGTGCTGGACAACGTGCTCTCGAACGCCCTGGAGGTGTCACCGGACGGCGGCACGATCACGGTCCGGGTGGAGCCGAGGGGCGACGAGGTGATCCTGTCGGTGGACGACGAGGGCCCCGGCATGTCGGACGCGGAGAAGTCCCGCGCCTTCGACCGCTTCTGGCGCGGCCAGGGCCTGACCGGGAAGGCCGGCTCCGGCCTCGGCCTCGCCGTCGTCAAGCAGTTGGTGACCGACGACGGCGGGACGGTGGCCCTGGGCGACGCTCCCGGGGGCGGGCTGTCCGTGCGGATCAGCCTTCGGGCATCAACGAGGAGTGGTGGTTGA
- a CDS encoding SgcJ/EcaC family oxidoreductase, protein MTRRSIGKRVAVVTAAALVAVGTFAAGGAVAGSEKAAKPTEKQVAALFDEWNAALKTQDPEKVADLYWDDAVLLPTLSNQVRADRESRIDYFEHFLANKPVGKKIETHINVLDSNSVLDAGLYEFALTDHDTGKKSIAKARYTYEWEKRDGEWKIVNHHSSLMPEG, encoded by the coding sequence ATGACCCGTCGTTCCATAGGCAAGCGCGTAGCCGTCGTCACCGCCGCCGCCCTCGTCGCCGTCGGCACCTTTGCCGCAGGCGGCGCCGTCGCCGGGTCGGAGAAGGCGGCGAAGCCCACCGAGAAGCAGGTGGCCGCCCTGTTCGACGAGTGGAACGCGGCGCTGAAGACCCAGGACCCGGAGAAGGTCGCCGACCTCTACTGGGACGACGCGGTCCTGCTGCCCACCCTCTCCAACCAGGTCCGTGCCGACCGCGAGAGCCGCATCGACTACTTCGAGCACTTCCTGGCGAACAAGCCGGTCGGCAAGAAGATCGAGACGCACATCAACGTCCTCGACTCGAACTCGGTGCTGGACGCGGGTCTCTACGAGTTCGCGCTCACCGACCACGACACGGGCAAGAAGAGCATCGCCAAGGCCCGCTACACCTACGAGTGGGAGAAGCGGGACGGCGAGTGGAAGATCGTCAACCACCACTCCTCGTTGATGCCCGAAGGCTGA